A single region of the Bacilli bacterium genome encodes:
- the mraZ gene encoding division/cell wall cluster transcriptional repressor MraZ, whose protein sequence is MFMGEYQHSIDDKGRLFIPVKFRDALGPSFIITRGLDRCLFVYPRQEWTQMEQKLKSLPLMKSDARAFTRFFFSGATECELDKQGRVNMPKNLVEHAKLEKECVVIGVSNRVEIWSKEIWHDYAKASEESFNEIAEKLVDFDFHF, encoded by the coding sequence ATGTTTATGGGCGAATATCAGCATTCGATCGACGATAAAGGCCGGTTATTCATTCCGGTTAAATTTCGTGACGCCCTCGGTCCGTCATTCATAATAACCCGCGGACTCGATCGCTGCCTGTTCGTTTATCCGCGCCAGGAATGGACGCAGATGGAACAAAAGCTGAAATCGTTGCCGCTGATGAAGTCCGATGCCCGCGCATTTACCCGCTTTTTCTTCTCGGGCGCGACTGAATGCGAATTGGACAAGCAGGGCAGAGTAAATATGCCCAAAAATCTGGTTGAGCACGCCAAATTGGAGAAGGAATGCGTTGTGATTGGCGTATCCAACCGCGTAGAAATCTGGAGTAAAGAAATTTGGCACGACTATGCGAAAGCATCGGAAGAATCTTTTAACGAAATCGCGGAAAAACTGGTTGACTTTGATTTTCATTTCTAG
- a CDS encoding DUF4349 domain-containing protein — translation MNQGKSNDFPTEKRPFAGKMLLSPFILLFVLLLVTGCAGGKSSDSATANGNKAVNAAADVATNSKAAGSGQASSEQLAFTADSNESKLGSEANSNGIGAGETALPENRKLIYHANATMEVADYAEASAKIRDLIALSGGYILQFTESQSLYERGGTFVIKVPSQGFFSFIEKLRQISPKTFQPAVEGQDVTEEYVDLESRLKAKQVVEARLLSFMEKATNSDSLLKFSNELASVQEEIEQIKGRMRYLDRNVAYSTIELRVREQLQKQKAAAEKMKGPVWERAGKALNGSLRGIASFFTELFIFLAGALPIILLLAAVAAPFVVWWRKRARYRKNPPSSRNNPASNDNDNADSSANM, via the coding sequence ATGAATCAGGGGAAAAGTAACGACTTTCCAACAGAGAAACGGCCTTTTGCCGGAAAAATGTTGCTCTCGCCATTCATACTGCTGTTCGTTTTGCTGCTTGTAACCGGATGCGCCGGCGGCAAAAGTTCCGATTCGGCAACCGCAAACGGTAACAAAGCCGTCAATGCGGCGGCGGACGTAGCAACGAACAGCAAAGCGGCGGGAAGCGGCCAGGCGAGTTCGGAGCAATTGGCGTTTACCGCGGACAGCAACGAAAGCAAACTTGGGAGCGAGGCAAATTCTAACGGCATTGGCGCGGGAGAAACCGCCTTGCCGGAAAACCGCAAGCTGATCTATCATGCGAATGCGACGATGGAAGTGGCGGATTACGCGGAAGCTTCCGCGAAAATCCGCGATTTGATTGCGCTTTCCGGCGGCTATATTTTGCAGTTTACCGAGTCGCAATCGCTTTATGAGCGCGGCGGCACGTTTGTGATTAAAGTCCCGTCGCAAGGCTTCTTCTCCTTTATCGAAAAGCTAAGACAAATCAGCCCGAAAACGTTCCAGCCGGCCGTTGAGGGACAGGACGTTACCGAAGAGTATGTTGATTTGGAGTCCAGACTGAAAGCGAAGCAAGTCGTAGAAGCCAGATTGCTCTCGTTTATGGAGAAAGCAACCAACTCCGACAGTTTGCTTAAATTTTCCAATGAACTGGCTTCCGTACAGGAAGAAATCGAACAAATCAAAGGCAGAATGCGCTATCTCGACCGCAATGTCGCATATTCAACGATTGAATTGCGCGTCCGCGAGCAGTTGCAAAAACAGAAAGCCGCCGCGGAGAAAATGAAAGGTCCTGTTTGGGAGCGGGCCGGCAAAGCATTAAACGGAAGCTTGCGCGGAATCGCCTCCTTTTTTACCGAATTGTTTATTTTCCTGGCCGGGGCGCTGCCGATCATCCTGTTGCTTGCAGCCGTGGCGGCACCGTTTGTTGTTTGGTGGCGAAAAAGAGCGCGTTACAGGAAAAATCCGCCGTCATCCCGCAATAACCCGGCAAGCAATGACAATGACAACGCCGATTCGTCAGCCAATATGTGA
- a CDS encoding adenosylhomocysteinase codes for MIKDISLAPDGHLKIAWAKAHMPVLNRIRARFEKEQPFKGLKVAISLHLEAKTAYLAKVVQAGGAEVAITGSNPLSTQDDICAALVEDGITVFARYNPTPDEYKNHLLRTLETKPDLIIDDGGDLVSTLHSERRDLLAQVRGGAEETTTGILRLKAMDKAGELQFPMIAVNDAYCKYLFDNRYGTGQSVWDGINRTTNLVVAGKTVVVVGYGWCGKGVAMRAKGLGANVVVTEVDAIKAVEAYMDGFRVMSMAEAAKIGDIFVTVTGNRDVIRGEHFRVMKGGAIMCNAGHFDVEVNKPELAAQAVSIRTVRRNIEEYELADGRKLYLLAEGRLVNLAAGDGHPAEIMDMTFALQAMALQYVNEHYEKIGGRVLNMPYELDETVARYKLESLGIAIDRLTLEQKTYLESWQPH; via the coding sequence ATGATCAAAGACATTTCGCTTGCCCCCGATGGACATCTGAAAATCGCATGGGCAAAGGCGCACATGCCGGTTTTGAACCGCATTCGCGCGCGATTCGAAAAAGAACAGCCGTTCAAAGGATTGAAAGTTGCGATTTCCTTGCATTTGGAAGCGAAGACGGCATATTTGGCAAAAGTGGTCCAAGCGGGCGGGGCTGAAGTCGCGATAACCGGCAGCAATCCGCTGTCGACGCAGGATGACATTTGCGCGGCGCTCGTGGAAGACGGAATTACCGTTTTCGCCAGGTACAACCCGACGCCCGACGAATATAAAAATCATTTGTTGCGGACGTTGGAAACGAAGCCGGACCTGATTATCGACGACGGGGGCGACCTCGTCTCCACGCTGCATTCGGAAAGGCGCGATTTGCTCGCGCAAGTTAGAGGCGGCGCGGAAGAAACGACCACGGGCATCTTGCGCCTGAAAGCGATGGATAAAGCGGGCGAACTGCAATTTCCGATGATCGCCGTTAACGACGCCTATTGCAAATATTTGTTCGATAACCGCTACGGCACCGGGCAATCGGTTTGGGACGGCATCAATCGCACAACCAATCTGGTTGTCGCCGGAAAAACAGTCGTTGTCGTCGGCTACGGCTGGTGCGGAAAAGGCGTGGCCATGCGGGCAAAAGGGCTTGGCGCGAATGTGGTCGTAACGGAAGTGGACGCGATTAAAGCCGTTGAGGCTTATATGGACGGATTTCGCGTCATGTCGATGGCGGAAGCCGCCAAGATCGGCGATATTTTCGTCACTGTGACAGGCAATCGCGACGTCATCCGCGGCGAGCATTTCCGGGTCATGAAAGGCGGCGCGATCATGTGCAATGCCGGCCATTTCGATGTGGAAGTGAACAAGCCGGAATTGGCCGCGCAAGCAGTTTCCATTCGAACCGTGCGCAGAAATATCGAGGAATACGAATTGGCGGACGGGCGCAAGCTGTATCTTTTGGCGGAAGGACGCCTTGTGAACCTGGCGGCGGGAGACGGTCATCCGGCGGAAATTATGGATATGACCTTCGCGCTTCAGGCAATGGCTTTGCAATACGTGAACGAGCATTATGAAAAGATCGGCGGGCGCGTATTGAACATGCCGTATGAATTGGATGAAACGGTGGCGCGATATAAACTGGAGTCGCTCGGGATTGCCATCGACCGGCTTACGTTGGAGCAAAAAACGTATTTGGAAAGTTGGCAGCCGCACTAA
- the bshC gene encoding bacillithiol biosynthesis cysteine-adding enzyme BshC, with protein sequence MLNVEEMNLPSGQTMTDDYINQSPRAASIFAHHFLQEAAWTDRVRWLSQSAAPHVDKQQLADALADYNEMIGNSPEAHAQAKSLANPGTLAVVGGQQAGLFTGPLYVIHKAITLIRLADDLRKRFNRPVVPVFWIAGEDHDFAEVNHIHYLNKELQVEKLTIGNPEDANGKRISVSKRRISRAEWEEAYKGLERSLADTEFKRELLAKVAGICREADTLAESFARIMAWLFGQYGLVLFDSDDIRIRKLESPFFVHLIKRYRELNDAYLRASRANAESGYAPQAHVSENGVNLFVQHKHERTLLFAEGGLLTDKKGALTMPEEELLRIAETAPERLSNNVLTRPLMQEYLFPVLATVLGPGEIAYWGQTGEAFRVLGMVQPIIVPRISLTLVEGTVRKQMQKYALSFADVLYRFSEKKREWLAAHDEFRLKEKFSFAKAEFSRMYRPLLAELSAINPGIGALGETNLQKILEQIDFLHHKAATALSSQHEAALRQLERIKLTIHPMEKPQERVYNCFAYLNRYGSGFIDELVRLPLQANGRHKIVYL encoded by the coding sequence GTGCTAAACGTTGAAGAAATGAATCTTCCCAGCGGGCAAACGATGACCGACGATTATATCAATCAATCGCCGCGAGCGGCTTCCATTTTTGCGCATCACTTTCTGCAAGAGGCTGCTTGGACAGACCGCGTGCGCTGGCTTTCGCAATCCGCGGCGCCGCATGTTGATAAACAGCAACTGGCCGACGCGCTTGCCGACTACAACGAAATGATCGGCAATTCTCCGGAAGCGCATGCGCAAGCGAAAAGCCTGGCGAATCCCGGCACGCTGGCGGTTGTCGGCGGCCAACAAGCCGGGCTGTTTACCGGGCCGTTGTATGTGATCCATAAAGCGATCACGCTCATTCGGCTTGCCGACGACTTGCGCAAGCGGTTCAACCGCCCGGTCGTCCCGGTATTTTGGATTGCCGGCGAAGACCATGATTTTGCGGAAGTAAACCATATTCATTACTTGAATAAAGAATTGCAAGTGGAAAAATTGACGATCGGCAACCCCGAGGATGCAAACGGCAAACGAATATCCGTCAGCAAACGGCGCATCTCGCGCGCGGAATGGGAAGAAGCGTACAAGGGGCTGGAACGGTCGCTCGCGGATACGGAATTCAAGCGCGAGCTGCTCGCCAAAGTCGCCGGGATTTGCCGCGAGGCGGATACGCTTGCCGAATCGTTTGCGCGCATCATGGCATGGCTGTTCGGCCAATACGGACTTGTTCTGTTCGACTCCGACGATATTCGCATCCGCAAACTGGAAAGTCCTTTTTTTGTGCATCTCATAAAGCGCTATCGCGAACTGAACGACGCGTATTTGCGCGCTTCACGGGCCAACGCCGAAAGCGGCTACGCGCCGCAAGCGCATGTGAGCGAAAATGGCGTCAATCTGTTTGTGCAGCATAAGCATGAACGCACGCTCCTGTTTGCGGAAGGCGGGCTTTTAACCGATAAAAAAGGCGCGCTTACGATGCCGGAGGAAGAGCTCTTGCGAATCGCCGAAACCGCGCCCGAGCGGCTTAGCAATAATGTGCTTACCCGCCCGTTGATGCAGGAATATTTGTTTCCGGTACTGGCGACGGTGCTCGGTCCGGGAGAAATCGCCTATTGGGGGCAAACCGGCGAAGCCTTTCGCGTATTGGGGATGGTGCAGCCGATTATCGTTCCGCGGATTTCGCTCACATTGGTGGAAGGAACGGTCCGCAAGCAAATGCAAAAATACGCGCTATCGTTTGCGGACGTCCTTTACCGGTTTTCCGAGAAAAAGCGGGAATGGCTTGCGGCGCATGACGAGTTTCGGCTTAAGGAAAAGTTTTCTTTCGCCAAAGCGGAATTTTCGCGAATGTACCGCCCGCTGCTGGCGGAATTAAGCGCGATCAATCCCGGTATCGGCGCCTTGGGCGAGACAAATTTGCAAAAAATACTCGAACAAATCGACTTTTTGCATCACAAGGCCGCGACGGCGTTGTCCTCCCAGCATGAAGCCGCGCTTCGCCAATTGGAAAGAATCAAATTGACCATCCATCCGATGGAAAAGCCGCAGGAAAGAGTATATAATTGTTTTGCTTATTTGAATCGCTATGGCAGCGGGTTTATCGACGAATTGGTCCGGTTGCCGTTGCAAGCAAACGGCCGCCATAAAATCGTCTATTTGTAA
- a CDS encoding DUF3397 domain-containing protein: MTVIWQWIAHLYAILAVVPFLPFVIIFIVLGVLLPDRKKAFGYAADVTTFLLVGSVSALYDKVVHTSLNGIWLLVLAFVIGAGLLGSLQNRNVGMIDYKKIFRAVWRFGFLFLSFCYLLLSVVSIIQHIAAV; this comes from the coding sequence ATGACTGTTATTTGGCAGTGGATCGCACATTTGTACGCGATACTGGCGGTCGTCCCGTTTCTGCCATTTGTCATTATTTTCATCGTACTCGGAGTTTTGCTGCCCGACCGAAAAAAAGCGTTCGGTTACGCCGCGGATGTTACGACCTTTTTGCTGGTCGGATCGGTATCCGCGTTGTATGATAAAGTTGTGCATACGAGCCTGAACGGCATTTGGCTTTTGGTTTTGGCGTTCGTAATCGGCGCCGGGCTTTTGGGCAGCTTGCAAAACCGCAATGTTGGGATGATTGATTACAAAAAAATTTTTCGCGCCGTTTGGCGTTTCGGCTTTCTTTTCCTTAGTTTTTGTTATTTGCTCTTGTCAGTCGTTTCCATAATCCAACATATTGCGGCGGTGTAA